The following proteins are encoded in a genomic region of Streptococcus sp. 29892:
- a CDS encoding rhamnan synthesis F family protein translates to MKRLLLYVHFNKYGQLSSHVQYQLEAMRSLFSKVVFISNSPLSEEDETVLRQSFLVDEVIRRENIGFDFAAWRDGMTSIGFEELKHYDSLTLMNDTCFGPLWDMSELYQRYEEDETIDFWGMTNFRETKQFREHIQSYYLTFSNKVVQSTAFQEFWKSVQNFTNVQDVIDHYETQVTTNLLEAGFRYQTVFNTVEEDTAGMLHPDFSYYNPTAILKHRVPFIKVKTIDGNQHITPYILKEIAEKSDYPVDLIVSHMSKINYPDFKYLLAQKYLKPGQEPYSNDGRVAIHLHVFYVDLLQEFLTAFDSFNFSYDLFITTDQENKVAEIEAILSENGRQAQIFVTGNIGRDVLPMLKLKEQLQTYTYVGHFHTKKSKEADFWAGESWRKELIAMLVEPANDILANLEQQSDLGLVIADIPTFFRFNKIVDAYNENRIAPAMNELWQKMGMQKQIDFNALHTFVMSYGTYVWFKYDALQSLFDLNLTDADVPAEPLPQNSILHAIERLLVYIAWDKNYDFRIVKNPIELTAFIDNKLLNERADALPHTYVNFDHIGGIRGALKYIIIGPLRAIKYIIRRLMTK, encoded by the coding sequence ATGAAGCGTTTGCTTTTGTATGTCCATTTTAATAAATATGGACAGCTTAGTTCCCATGTCCAATATCAATTAGAAGCCATGCGTTCGCTCTTCTCAAAGGTTGTATTTATTAGTAATAGTCCGCTTTCAGAAGAGGACGAAACTGTTCTCAGACAGTCTTTTTTGGTAGATGAAGTTATTCGCCGAGAGAATATTGGCTTTGATTTTGCTGCTTGGCGTGATGGGATGACAAGTATAGGCTTCGAGGAGCTAAAGCACTACGATTCACTGACCCTAATGAATGACACCTGTTTTGGGCCGCTGTGGGATATGTCAGAGCTTTATCAACGGTATGAGGAAGATGAAACGATTGATTTTTGGGGGATGACCAATTTCCGAGAAACCAAACAGTTTCGTGAGCATATTCAGAGCTACTACTTAACCTTTTCAAATAAGGTAGTTCAATCAACAGCCTTTCAAGAATTTTGGAAAAGTGTGCAAAACTTTACAAATGTTCAGGATGTTATTGACCATTATGAAACACAAGTTACGACAAACCTACTTGAAGCAGGTTTTCGTTATCAGACGGTCTTTAATACAGTAGAAGAAGATACTGCAGGAATGCTGCATCCAGATTTTTCTTACTACAATCCGACAGCTATTTTGAAGCATCGGGTACCCTTTATTAAGGTTAAAACCATTGATGGGAACCAACATATAACGCCTTATATTTTAAAAGAGATTGCCGAAAAATCAGATTATCCAGTTGATTTAATCGTGTCACATATGTCCAAAATCAACTACCCTGATTTTAAGTACCTTTTGGCACAAAAATACCTAAAACCAGGTCAAGAGCCTTATTCTAACGACGGAAGAGTAGCTATTCATTTACATGTATTTTATGTAGACCTCTTGCAGGAATTTTTAACAGCTTTCGACTCCTTTAATTTTAGTTACGACTTGTTCATAACCACAGATCAAGAGAATAAGGTAGCTGAGATAGAGGCGATACTATCTGAAAATGGAAGGCAGGCTCAGATTTTTGTAACGGGAAATATTGGTCGCGATGTACTACCTATGTTGAAACTGAAGGAGCAATTGCAGACCTATACCTATGTTGGACATTTCCATACCAAAAAATCCAAAGAAGCAGACTTCTGGGCGGGAGAGTCTTGGCGGAAAGAGTTGATAGCTATGTTGGTAGAACCAGCAAATGATATTCTAGCCAATCTGGAACAACAGTCTGATTTAGGGCTAGTGATTGCAGATATCCCAACCTTTTTCCGTTTTAATAAAATAGTCGATGCCTATAATGAGAATAGGATCGCTCCAGCCATGAATGAGTTGTGGCAGAAAATGGGGATGCAGAAACAGATAGATTTTAATGCTCTTCATACTTTTGTGATGTCCTATGGAACCTATGTGTGGTTTAAATACGATGCCTTACAGTCACTCTTTGATTTAAACCTAACCGATGCAGATGTGCCAGCAGAGCCCTTGCCACAAAATTCTATTCTCCATGCCATCGAACGCTTATTGGTTTATATTGCCTGGGATAAAAACTATGATTTCCGTATTGTTAAAAATCCCATCGAATTAACAGCCTTTATTGATAATAAATTGCTTAATGAGCGGGCGGATGCTCTGCCTCACACCTATGTAAACTTTGATCACATTGGTGGGATTAGAGGCGCCTTAAAATATATTATCATTGGTCCATTACGAGCTATTAAGTATATTATTCGACGTCTGATGACCAAATGA
- a CDS encoding LTA synthase family protein: MICILIFTFLPITYVKTRKINWSTVLSSSLLLELIITLMSGNIYSPIFGVYQLAADSYEYQQDLAKIANAPNVTDFFYKGIVQNARPKPTNLSATPNVVLIFVEGLSQNIVEDERSIMPNLKKLQDSSLTFENYYNHTFATYRGLIGQLYSGYQLDNYESNTLTSLQGVLGEKGYQTTFINTEPNNTQFTSYLESFNFDSIVNENDLAKGPNGSLTDQAALELLYDTIEGQVSQKTPFLTAIYTYGTHMTFNSPDKKFDSGTNILLNRFYNFDYYFNQFLEKFKSNPVFDNTILVFTTDHATFADKDFIAAYPSYNRENQDVDRVPFIVYHKGIVAEKKDVEGRNSLDLVPTLLDYMDISVPNYFLGESLFYYKENNNSYDTVFFDNTYLLSTDMGNIQPLSETNEGTIKALLQKYFAAKQQKPQIP, encoded by the coding sequence ATGATTTGTATACTGATCTTCACATTTTTACCAATCACCTATGTGAAAACAAGAAAAATCAATTGGTCAACAGTCTTATCTAGCTCTCTTCTGCTAGAGTTGATTATCACCTTAATGAGTGGAAACATTTATTCTCCGATTTTTGGAGTATACCAACTAGCAGCTGATTCCTACGAATACCAGCAGGACCTGGCAAAAATTGCCAATGCTCCTAATGTTACGGATTTTTTCTATAAAGGGATTGTGCAGAATGCTCGTCCTAAACCAACCAATTTATCGGCAACTCCTAATGTGGTTCTGATTTTTGTGGAAGGCTTGTCACAAAATATTGTAGAAGATGAACGTAGCATTATGCCGAATCTGAAGAAATTGCAGGATTCATCACTCACTTTTGAAAATTATTACAATCATACCTTTGCTACCTACCGAGGTTTGATTGGTCAATTGTATTCAGGTTATCAACTAGATAATTATGAATCGAATACCTTAACTTCCTTGCAGGGAGTATTGGGAGAAAAGGGGTATCAGACAACCTTTATCAATACTGAGCCGAATAATACTCAGTTTACATCTTATCTAGAATCGTTCAACTTTGATAGTATTGTGAATGAGAACGACCTGGCGAAAGGCCCTAATGGAAGTTTAACAGACCAGGCGGCATTAGAGCTTCTATACGATACGATAGAAGGACAGGTTTCTCAGAAGACACCTTTCTTAACAGCTATCTATACTTACGGTACCCACATGACCTTTAATTCGCCGGATAAGAAATTTGACTCTGGAACAAACATATTATTAAATCGCTTCTATAACTTTGATTACTATTTTAATCAATTTTTAGAAAAATTTAAAAGCAACCCAGTCTTTGATAATACGATTTTGGTCTTTACAACAGACCATGCCACCTTTGCAGATAAGGATTTCATAGCAGCCTATCCGTCTTATAATCGTGAAAACCAAGATGTTGATAGAGTTCCGTTTATAGTCTATCATAAAGGAATCGTGGCAGAGAAAAAGGATGTTGAAGGCAGAAATTCCTTGGATCTGGTACCGACTCTACTAGATTATATGGATATTTCGGTTCCTAACTACTTCTTGGGAGAGTCATTGTTCTACTATAAAGAAAATAATAACTCATATGATACTGTTTTCTTTGACAATACCTATCTATTGAGTACGGATATGGGCAATATTCAGCCCTTGTCTGAAACTAATGAAGGTACGATCAAGGCCCTGCTTCAGAAATACTTTGCAGCCAAACAGCAAAAGCCACAAATTCCATAA
- a CDS encoding class I SAM-dependent methyltransferase yields MNFEKIEQAYDLLLENVQTIQNQLGTNIYDAMIEQNAAYLAGQHDTDLIVRNNQTLHDLHLTKEEWRRAFQFLLIKANQTEPMQYNHQFTPDSIGFILSFLVDQLLATQKVTVLEIGSGTGNLAQTILNASQKDLDYLGIEVDDLLIDLSASMADVMQAEISFAQGDAVRPQILKESQVILADLPIGYYPDDQIASRYQVASQTEHTYAHHLLMEQSLKYLEKDGFAIMLAPNDLLTSPQSDLLKGWLQAEANIVAMIALPPSLFGKAAMAKSIFVLQKKAARPLVPFVYPLQSLQEPEAIQKFMVNFKNWKQENAI; encoded by the coding sequence ATGAATTTTGAGAAGATTGAACAGGCTTACGACCTGCTATTAGAAAACGTACAGACCATCCAAAACCAGTTAGGCACCAATATCTATGATGCCATGATTGAGCAAAACGCAGCCTATCTAGCTGGTCAGCACGACACGGATTTGATTGTCCGCAACAATCAAACCTTACACGACTTGCACTTGACCAAGGAAGAATGGCGTCGTGCCTTCCAATTCCTGCTTATCAAGGCCAACCAGACCGAGCCAATGCAGTACAATCACCAGTTTACGCCAGACTCTATCGGCTTTATCCTGTCATTTCTAGTGGATCAGTTGCTGGCTACTCAAAAGGTAACAGTCTTGGAGATTGGCTCGGGGACAGGGAACCTGGCGCAGACCATCCTTAATGCCAGCCAGAAAGACTTGGATTACTTGGGGATTGAAGTAGATGATCTCTTGATTGATTTATCAGCTAGCATGGCAGATGTTATGCAGGCAGAGATTTCTTTTGCCCAGGGCGATGCGGTACGTCCGCAGATTTTGAAGGAAAGCCAAGTCATTCTTGCGGATTTACCAATCGGGTACTATCCAGATGACCAGATTGCCAGTCGCTATCAGGTAGCGAGCCAGACAGAGCATACCTACGCCCACCATCTACTCATGGAACAGTCCCTCAAGTATCTTGAAAAAGATGGGTTTGCGATTATGCTGGCTCCAAATGATCTTTTAACCAGTCCACAGAGCGATTTGTTGAAAGGTTGGTTGCAAGCAGAGGCTAATATCGTTGCCATGATTGCCCTGCCACCAAGTCTTTTTGGCAAAGCAGCCATGGCCAAGTCAATTTTTGTCTTGCAGAAGAAAGCCGCTAGACCGCTAGTACCATTTGTCTATCCCTTGCAGAGTTTGCAAGAACCAGAAGCTATTCAGAAGTTCATGGTCAATTTCAAAAATTGGAAGCAAGAGAATGCAATTTAG
- a CDS encoding acetate kinase, whose protein sequence is MSKTIAINAGSSSLKWQLYQMPEETVLAKGIVERIGLKDSIVTVKFGDQKAEQVLDIADHVQAVKILLEDLLKHNIIADFSEITGVGHRVVAGGEIFKDSVVITDEVLKQIEDLSSLAPLHNPANAAGIKAFKDILPEVTSVAVFDTAFHSTMPEVAYRYPIPNKYYEEHQVRKYGAHGTSHFYVSREAAKMLNKPIEEVKVITAHIGNGISISAIDGGKSVDTSMGFTPLAGPMMGTRSGDIDPAIIPYLIENVADLKDAADVVNVLNKQSGILGIAEVSSDMREVEAGFEAGEAKCTLAFNMLVNRLQKFIGQYFAVLNGADALVFTAGIGENSTLVREAVVNGLTWFGMELDPEKNVRGAEGDISTPESRVKVLVVPTDEELVIARDVERLK, encoded by the coding sequence ATGTCAAAAACAATTGCAATTAACGCTGGTAGCTCAAGTTTAAAATGGCAACTCTACCAAATGCCAGAAGAAACTGTCTTGGCAAAGGGTATTGTTGAGCGTATCGGTTTGAAAGATTCAATTGTCACAGTAAAATTTGGGGATCAAAAAGCTGAACAAGTCTTGGATATTGCGGACCATGTGCAAGCAGTAAAAATCTTGTTGGAAGACTTGCTCAAGCACAATATTATCGCAGATTTCTCAGAAATTACAGGTGTTGGTCACCGTGTGGTAGCTGGTGGTGAAATCTTCAAGGATTCTGTTGTGATTACAGATGAAGTCTTGAAACAGATTGAAGACCTTTCTAGCCTTGCACCGCTCCACAACCCAGCCAATGCTGCAGGAATTAAGGCATTCAAGGATATCTTGCCAGAAGTAACAAGTGTGGCTGTTTTTGATACGGCCTTCCATTCAACAATGCCAGAGGTGGCTTACCGCTACCCAATCCCAAACAAGTACTATGAAGAGCACCAAGTTCGTAAGTACGGAGCGCATGGAACATCTCATTTTTATGTTTCACGCGAGGCAGCAAAAATGTTGAATAAGCCAATCGAGGAAGTGAAAGTTATCACTGCCCACATCGGAAATGGTATTTCGATTTCTGCTATTGATGGTGGTAAATCAGTGGATACTTCAATGGGATTCACACCGCTTGCAGGTCCTATGATGGGCACTCGTTCTGGTGACATTGACCCAGCCATCATCCCTTACTTGATTGAAAATGTAGCTGACTTGAAAGATGCTGCAGATGTAGTCAACGTTTTGAATAAGCAGTCTGGTATTCTTGGTATTGCGGAAGTATCGAGCGATATGCGTGAGGTCGAAGCTGGATTTGAGGCGGGCGAAGCAAAATGTACTCTTGCCTTCAATATGCTTGTCAATCGTCTGCAAAAATTCATCGGTCAATACTTTGCAGTCTTGAACGGTGCTGATGCCCTTGTCTTTACAGCAGGTATTGGTGAGAACTCTACGCTTGTTCGTGAAGCGGTTGTTAACGGTTTGACTTGGTTCGGTATGGAATTGGATCCAGAGAAGAATGTTCGTGGTGCTGAAGGAGATATTTCAACTCCAGAATCTCGCGTTAAAGTCTTGGTTGTTCCAACGGATGAAGAATTGGTTATTGCTCGCGACGTAGAGCGATTGAAATAA
- a CDS encoding folate family ECF transporter S component, with protein sequence MEKKIPKLTVQLLAAVAVTLALVMIVENYFSVRLSDTLQVQFTFIPNTILGAIAGPVWAAVFAAISDPVFVLFSGQTMLFSFILIEAVSAFIYGWFFYRKPLDTKNKADWLYVAGVVVLIQVVISFIMTPIALHFHFGTPWIALYSSRFIKAIFEIPLRIVVTMLVLPSLQKIPELARLMGLK encoded by the coding sequence ATGGAAAAGAAAATTCCAAAACTAACGGTGCAGCTGTTGGCTGCTGTTGCAGTGACTCTTGCCTTGGTCATGATTGTGGAGAACTATTTTTCTGTTCGTCTTTCTGATACCTTGCAGGTCCAGTTTACCTTTATCCCTAATACTATTTTAGGTGCGATTGCTGGTCCTGTTTGGGCAGCTGTCTTTGCGGCTATTTCAGACCCAGTCTTTGTCTTGTTCAGTGGACAGACCATGCTATTCAGCTTTATCTTGATTGAGGCGGTATCGGCATTTATCTATGGCTGGTTCTTCTATCGAAAACCGCTAGACACCAAGAACAAGGCTGATTGGCTCTATGTTGCAGGGGTTGTTGTCTTGATTCAGGTTGTGATTTCCTTCATCATGACACCGATTGCCCTCCATTTCCATTTTGGAACACCTTGGATTGCCTTGTATAGCAGTCGTTTTATAAAAGCTATTTTTGAAATCCCATTACGCATTGTCGTGACTATGCTTGTCTTACCAAGTTTACAAAAAATACCTGAATTGGCTAGGTTAATGGGCCTTAAATAA
- a CDS encoding bifunctional folylpolyglutamate synthase/dihydrofolate synthase, which yields MNYQEIRQWLSSRPASDLENGVARVSWLLERLDNPQLQVPTIHFVGTNGKGSTLNALKSILQASGYTVGRFTSPSIIDFREQIVFEQEMISEEDFARIVTDLQPLIEDLDQTAGLDAISEFEIVVVAMFVYFAYYQRPDILLVEAGMGGLQDATNVLNPLAVVCPSIGLDHQAFLGETHAAIARHKVAVLRERVPLVYATDQPEVLVVFEEQARQLQSLTYAVGREIILENSRAGFAVSSPFGHIEDLRLQMQGRHQEVNAALAVTTAQLISLHFPKITNETISQGLFQAIWPGRLELIQPGLMIDGAHNNESIAVLTQLLEEKYADRDIEILFAAINTKPVDQMLSQLSKFGPVSVTTFDDFRAVQLEDYPSGYERVQNYQEWLERADLDNPKKLYLITGSLYFITYVRKYILEEFI from the coding sequence ATGAATTATCAAGAAATTAGGCAGTGGTTGTCTAGTCGCCCGGCCTCTGATTTAGAAAACGGTGTTGCACGTGTCAGCTGGCTCTTGGAACGCTTGGACAATCCCCAACTTCAAGTGCCGACCATTCACTTTGTGGGAACAAATGGTAAGGGATCGACCCTCAATGCCCTGAAGTCCATCTTGCAGGCTTCGGGTTACACGGTTGGTCGCTTTACCTCGCCGTCTATCATTGATTTTCGAGAGCAGATTGTCTTTGAGCAGGAGATGATTTCGGAGGAAGATTTTGCGAGGATTGTGACAGACTTGCAACCCTTGATTGAGGACTTGGACCAGACAGCTGGACTGGATGCCATCTCGGAGTTTGAGATTGTAGTAGTGGCTATGTTCGTCTACTTTGCCTACTACCAGCGTCCCGACATTCTTTTGGTGGAGGCGGGCATGGGCGGTTTGCAGGATGCGACCAATGTCCTTAATCCTCTAGCGGTAGTTTGTCCTTCCATCGGCTTGGACCATCAGGCTTTTTTGGGAGAGACTCATGCTGCCATAGCCCGTCACAAGGTTGCTGTCTTGCGTGAGCGGGTTCCCCTCGTTTATGCGACCGACCAACCAGAAGTGTTGGTAGTATTTGAGGAGCAGGCCCGTCAGCTTCAGAGTCTGACCTATGCGGTGGGGCGGGAGATTATTTTGGAAAATAGCAGAGCAGGTTTTGCGGTTTCAAGCCCCTTCGGTCATATTGAGGATTTAAGGCTACAGATGCAGGGGCGTCACCAGGAGGTCAACGCAGCCTTGGCAGTGACCACAGCTCAGCTCATCAGCCTTCATTTTCCAAAGATTACCAATGAAACCATTAGCCAGGGCTTGTTCCAAGCCATCTGGCCGGGCCGCTTAGAATTGATACAACCAGGGCTCATGATTGACGGAGCCCACAATAATGAAAGTATCGCCGTCCTGACCCAGCTCCTAGAGGAAAAATATGCGGACAGAGATATTGAAATCCTCTTTGCAGCTATCAATACTAAGCCAGTGGACCAGATGTTGTCCCAGCTTAGCAAATTCGGACCTGTTAGCGTGACAACCTTTGACGATTTCCGTGCGGTGCAGCTAGAAGATTATCCGTCAGGTTATGAGCGAGTTCAGAACTATCAGGAGTGGTTGGAGCGGGCGGACTTGGACAATCCCAAAAAACTTTACCTGATTACAGGCTCACTTTACTTTATTACCTATGTGAGGAAGTACATTTTAGAAGAGTTTATATAG
- the pepA gene encoding glutamyl aminopeptidase, producing the protein MTLFEKIKEVTELQSLPGFEGQVRNHIRQKITPHVDRIETDGLGGIFGIKDTAVENAPRILVAAHMDEVGFMISQIKPDGTFRVVELGGWNPLVVSSQAFTLQLQDGRTIPAISGSVPPHLSRGANAPGMPAIADIIFDAGFANYDEAWAFGVRPGDVLVPQNETILTANGKNVISKAWDNRFGVLMVTELLENLSGQALPNQLIAGANVQEEVGLRGAHASTTKFDPDIFLAVDCSPAGDIYGDQGKIGDGTLLRFYDPGHILLKNMKDFLLTTAEEAGVKFQYYCGKGGTDAGAAHLKNHGVPSTTIGVCARYIHSHQTLYSMDDFLEAQAFLQAIVKKLDRSTVDLIKNY; encoded by the coding sequence ATGACTCTTTTTGAAAAAATCAAAGAAGTTACAGAATTGCAAAGCTTACCTGGATTTGAAGGACAAGTCCGCAACCATATCCGCCAAAAAATCACGCCGCATGTGGACCGCATTGAAACAGATGGACTAGGTGGAATTTTTGGCATCAAGGATACGGCTGTTGAAAACGCACCTCGTATCCTAGTAGCCGCTCATATGGATGAAGTCGGCTTTATGATTAGCCAAATCAAGCCAGACGGTACTTTCCGTGTTGTTGAGCTAGGTGGCTGGAATCCTCTGGTTGTTTCTAGCCAAGCCTTCACTCTTCAGTTGCAGGACGGTCGTACCATTCCAGCCATCTCAGGCTCAGTACCACCTCACCTTTCACGGGGAGCTAACGCTCCTGGCATGCCTGCCATTGCTGATATTATTTTCGATGCTGGTTTTGCCAATTATGACGAAGCCTGGGCTTTCGGTGTTCGTCCGGGGGATGTCCTCGTTCCCCAAAATGAAACTATCCTTACTGCCAACGGAAAAAATGTTATTTCTAAGGCTTGGGACAACCGCTTCGGTGTCCTTATGGTGACTGAATTACTGGAAAACCTATCCGGTCAAGCTTTGCCAAATCAGTTGATTGCTGGGGCAAATGTGCAAGAAGAAGTTGGCCTACGTGGAGCTCATGCTTCGACAACCAAGTTCGATCCAGATATTTTCCTTGCTGTTGATTGCTCGCCAGCTGGAGATATTTATGGCGACCAAGGAAAAATTGGTGACGGTACTCTGCTTCGTTTCTACGATCCAGGTCATATCTTGTTGAAAAACATGAAAGACTTCCTCTTGACGACTGCTGAGGAGGCTGGTGTCAAATTCCAATACTACTGTGGTAAAGGTGGAACAGATGCTGGTGCAGCCCACTTGAAAAATCATGGTGTTCCATCAACAACTATCGGTGTCTGCGCTCGCTACATCCATTCACATCAAACTCTCTACAGCATGGATGACTTCTTAGAGGCCCAAGCCTTCTTGCAAGCTATCGTTAAAAAGCTAGACCGCTCAACGGTTGATTTGATTAAAAACTATTAA
- a CDS encoding DUF4651 domain-containing protein translates to MKKKKTALLAGLLGAGVLTASAQFYRKIQEDRKKAQALQEVRDFFADLGEIATVYVDETASTRDQLIGGVVMEAGQVFLFENTQGSIQYREEER, encoded by the coding sequence ATGAAAAAGAAAAAGACAGCCTTGCTAGCAGGCTTATTGGGGGCAGGTGTGCTCACCGCTAGTGCTCAATTTTACCGTAAAATCCAAGAAGACCGTAAAAAAGCACAGGCATTGCAGGAGGTGCGTGACTTTTTCGCTGATTTAGGAGAGATTGCCACGGTCTATGTGGATGAAACAGCCTCAACTCGTGATCAGCTTATTGGCGGGGTTGTGATGGAGGCAGGACAGGTGTTTTTATTTGAAAATACCCAAGGTTCTATTCAGTACAGGGAGGAAGAAAGATGA
- a CDS encoding thioredoxin family protein — MIFPTNLEEVAALIEDGKPTVFLFVTTWCGDCHYIKPHLPAIEEAFPDFCFVQLDRDDFMPLAQEWAILGIPSLVVLENGKEIGRFVDKNRKTKEEIMNFLSGLGR; from the coding sequence ATGATTTTTCCAACAAATCTTGAAGAAGTGGCTGCCTTGATTGAAGATGGCAAGCCAACTGTTTTTCTATTTGTGACGACTTGGTGTGGAGATTGCCACTATATCAAACCGCATTTGCCAGCTATCGAAGAGGCTTTTCCGGATTTCTGTTTTGTGCAACTGGATCGAGATGACTTTATGCCTTTGGCACAGGAATGGGCTATTTTAGGCATTCCAAGTCTGGTTGTTTTGGAAAATGGGAAGGAAATCGGTCGTTTTGTCGATAAGAATCGCAAGACCAAGGAAGAAATCATGAACTTCTTATCTGGACTGGGTAGGTAA
- a CDS encoding DUF1002 domain-containing protein: MKKSLGKILLAPVVLGLSLSLAPLAQAEIQTDVINEKWGKPTLVYGGGLSDAQATEVNNLFGISDVNNVSRQVVVGTDMDQYLGTSGADTASLYSSVLVQKQDAGKGVLVDIKTPQNITLITETQYANAAITAGATDVLIDVAAPIQVTGESALTGVYKALAANGETVDTARTEVAQQELETVNEVATAHTGDTNFDSSALDKAVAEIKTALADYKQSNGQVASEADINTIINDVLAQNGLENVITADEISKLVTFAKAYQETSAIDSAEVAAQLNQFKQEAEQQISEAYKNLQDSGILEKIGAFFENLWKGLTGLFA, encoded by the coding sequence ATGAAGAAATCATTAGGAAAAATCCTGCTAGCACCTGTGGTGCTGGGCTTGAGTTTGAGTTTGGCACCGCTGGCTCAAGCGGAAATCCAGACGGATGTCATCAATGAAAAATGGGGCAAGCCAACACTGGTCTACGGTGGCGGTTTGTCAGATGCGCAGGCGACAGAGGTTAACAATCTATTTGGTATTTCGGATGTCAATAATGTTAGTCGTCAGGTTGTTGTTGGCACGGATATGGACCAATATTTAGGTACATCTGGAGCGGATACAGCCTCCCTCTATTCATCTGTCTTGGTGCAAAAGCAGGACGCTGGCAAAGGGGTTTTAGTGGATATTAAGACGCCACAGAACATCACCTTGATTACCGAAACCCAGTATGCCAATGCGGCTATTACAGCTGGTGCGACAGATGTCTTGATTGACGTTGCGGCACCCATTCAGGTGACGGGAGAGTCCGCTCTGACAGGTGTTTACAAGGCTCTTGCGGCCAATGGTGAAACAGTTGATACCGCTCGAACTGAAGTAGCTCAACAGGAGCTAGAGACAGTCAATGAAGTGGCAACGGCTCACACAGGTGACACTAATTTTGATAGTTCGGCCTTGGATAAGGCAGTAGCAGAAATCAAGACAGCTCTTGCGGATTACAAGCAATCCAATGGTCAGGTGGCTTCTGAGGCTGACATCAACACCATCATCAATGATGTTTTGGCCCAAAACGGTTTGGAAAATGTCATCACAGCAGATGAAATTTCTAAGCTAGTCACATTTGCCAAAGCTTATCAGGAAACCTCTGCTATTGATTCGGCAGAAGTTGCTGCTCAACTCAACCAGTTCAAGCAAGAGGCGGAGCAACAAATTTCAGAAGCCTATAAGAATTTACAAGATTCAGGGATTTTAGAAAAAATCGGTGCCTTCTTTGAAAATCTTTGGAAAGGCTTGACCGGTCTATTTGCATAA
- the ytpR gene encoding YtpR family tRNA-binding protein — MIFTYNKEHVGDVLMVIVAEDKGQAVQFERKGKVARVFLAETGQTVAWNIFEASSLVELAGNGQVFLTDEQVATLNAELAKEGFTESLVNDNAPKFVVGQIVELVPHPDSDHLNICQVNVGDKTVQIVAGAPNAAQGLKTIVALPGAMMPSGSLIFPGKLRGEDSFGMMCSPRELALPNAPQVRGIIELDDSAEVGEAFDPAKHWKG; from the coding sequence ATGATTTTTACATATAATAAGGAACACGTCGGCGATGTTCTTATGGTGATTGTTGCGGAGGACAAGGGACAGGCTGTCCAGTTTGAACGCAAGGGCAAGGTAGCACGTGTCTTCTTAGCAGAAACGGGTCAAACAGTCGCTTGGAATATCTTTGAAGCATCAAGTTTGGTTGAGCTTGCTGGAAATGGTCAAGTTTTCTTGACAGATGAGCAAGTTGCGACCTTGAATGCTGAATTGGCTAAGGAAGGTTTTACTGAAAGCTTGGTTAACGACAATGCTCCAAAGTTCGTAGTCGGTCAGATTGTGGAACTGGTTCCGCATCCAGATAGCGACCACCTCAATATCTGTCAGGTCAATGTTGGTGACAAAACAGTGCAAATCGTAGCTGGTGCCCCAAATGCTGCCCAAGGCCTGAAAACCATTGTGGCTCTTCCGGGGGCAATGATGCCGAGCGGTAGCCTGATTTTCCCAGGGAAATTGCGCGGTGAAGATAGCTTTGGTATGATGTGTAGCCCACGTGAATTGGCATTACCAAACGCACCACAAGTCCGTGGTATTATCGAATTGGACGACTCCGCAGAAGTCGGAGAGGCCTTTGATCCAGCTAAACATTGGAAGGGATAG
- a CDS encoding DUF2785 domain-containing protein, which translates to MLSVDNEPESIYHAFLSTNDRDLLFQQALDYLAIENDWSGYDEKLGWIHTVAHGADFLLAASCHDQFPAEKSKEVWHKFLYIYY; encoded by the coding sequence TTGCTGTCTGTCGATAATGAGCCAGAGTCTATTTATCATGCATTTTTAAGCACTAACGACCGTGACCTACTCTTCCAGCAGGCCTTGGATTATTTGGCGATTGAAAATGACTGGTCTGGCTACGATGAAAAACTCGGTTGGATCCATACCGTTGCCCACGGAGCAGATTTTCTTCTGGCCGCAAGCTGTCATGATCAATTTCCCGCTGAAAAAAGCAAAGAAGTCTGGCACAAATTCCTGTATATTTACTACTGA